The following DNA comes from Peribacillus sp. FSL E2-0218.
AGGTGGCTCGTGAGCAAGGGACGTGCCGAAGAAGCGCGGCTTATCGTGAAGAAGCATTTAGGACAGAACGTGGAAATGGGCGAAACGTCGGCGCATGCAGTAAACCCATCCGATTTAGGATTCCGTGGCCTTTTCAGCCAAAAGCTGCGCAAGCGTACCGCTTTTGGCGGGATATTCAAATTGACTCTCGTCATTCCGTATTTCGCCATCTACACCTTCCTTCCGTCCATTTTGCATACAATGGGTTTTGAACAAAACTTTTTTGCCGATACGATGCTAAACATTTTCTTGCTGGTCGGTGCGATCGTCGGCCTTTGGTTCCTTGCAAAATTTTCCCGCAGAGGTTTTACAATAGGTGCCTTTGCGATACTCACAGTTTCTTTATTTTCCCTCAGTCTCCTGCATAATGGCTCACAATATTTCATGTTGACATTCTTCCTGATTTTCACTTTTTTCATGTCGGCTGCTTCCAACCTAACGTTAGTTTACCCTGCAGAACTATTCCCAACGGAGATTCGTGGAACGGGAATTGGCATGGTCACGGCAATCAGCAGGATTGGATCTGCAATTGGAACTTTCCTTCTGCCATTAAGTCTCAATTCCTTTGGTTTAAGCTCTTCAATGGTCGGCATGGCGGTCATCTTGCTAGTCGGTTTGATCGCATCCATAGCCTGGGCACCAGAGACAAAGGCACTCTCCCTGAATGAAGCAAGTGATCCCATGCTTGAAGGTGGTCAGCCTGCTTCAGGAAGTCATGCTTCATTGCGGCAAATCAGAGAAGAAATTAAATGATGCAATCCGATAGTTTATCAATAAATTATAGTGTTGAAGGAGAAGTGAACCGTGACAACGACAAATTGCAGACACGCAAAGGATATAAAAAAAGTCGTATTGGGTGATGGTCCCATCTCCATCAATGAGGTAATTGCTGTTGCAAGATATGGGGCAGAGGTCTCCTTTACAAGAGAGTATTGTAATAGGGTCGATGAATCAAGAAGTTTAATGGATAGGTTCCTGTTGGAAAATAGGGTTATTTATGGTGTGACAACAGGGTTTGGCAGCAATGTGACAGAGATGATTTCCCCGGAAGATGCAGAAACGCTTCAACGGAACATCATTCGTTCTCATGCGGTCTCCGTAGGGGAGCCTTTAGAAAGAGAAGTAGTGAGGGCCATTCAATTGATGATCCTGGTAAATTTGGGTCAAGGTTATTCTGGGGTCAGGTTAGTGGTTTTGGAGCTGATTGCTTCGCTGCTGAATCACGATATTGTCCCATTTGCCCCGGGTGATGGTTCAGTGGGATACCTTTCACCTGAATCTCACATGGCCCTAGTGCTGATCGGAGAGGGGAAGGCATGGCAAGACGGCGAGCTCATCCCTGGAGCGGCAGCTTTGGCAAAAGCCGGATTGGCACCTGTCACATTAGGTCCTAAAGAAGGATTGGCCCTTATAAGTGGAACGACTTCCGCCACGGCGATGGCAGCCTTAGCGGTATACAATGGCATCCAGGCTGCGAAAACGGCGGATATTACGGGAGCTATGTCCTTGGAGGTGCTTAAGGGTACCATTCATGCTTTTGACCCTCGCTCCCACAAATTAAAAAAGCATGGAGAACAGGCAAAGACAGCCAGAAATGTGTCAAGGATCCTCGAAGGAAGTCAAATCATGGACACATATAAGGAACATCGAGTACAAGATGCGCTTAGTTTACGATGCATTCCACAAATTCACGGTGCCATAAAAAGAGCGTTGAAGGACGCGAAGGCCACTATTGAAAATGAAATGAACTCTGCAAGTGATAATCCTATCATTTATCCGGATGGTGCTGACGGGACGGCGCTTATGGGGGGGAACTTTGATGGATCATTCGTAGGGATTTATGCAGATATGATGTGCATCGCCCTGGCGAATCTGGCAAAGGTCACCGAAAGAAGGATCGATCGCCTAGTAAACCATCACCTTAGTGAGCTGCCGAATTTTTTGGTGGCAAACCCGGGTTTAAATAACGGCTACATGGTCCCGCAATATACTGCAGCAGGATTATTGAATGAAATCAGAGTACTTACACAACCTGCAACAATCGATAATGTGCCGACATGTGCAAATCAGGAAGACGTGATAAGTTTTTCCTATTTTGCTTCGAGGAAAGCCTATCAGATTTCAAAGAAGCTGGAATATATTTTAGCGATTGAACTTATGACGGCAACGCAAGCTATGGATTTTCATCACCCATTGAAACCTGCCCCTATCACGGAGAAGGTGTACCGTTTAATACGCAGGAAAGTACCGATGGTAAAAGAAGATCGTTTCTTTCATCCTGACATAGAAGTGATTAAAGGGGAAATTCATGAAGGAGAACTAACCCAACTTGTCGAATTGGAAATGGGTGAAATCGAGTTTTAAAGATGATAGCAGGCGGTTTTTTTTAGTCAAGCCTGTTGCAAAGTTTCGTGACCCGCCTCACAAACGAATAGGTGTTCATCAACAAGAACGGAGGAATAACGGAAACATGCATTATGATGTAATTGTAATTGGAGCCGGATCGATGGGTATGTCGGCAGGTTATTACCTATCCAAGTCCGGAAAGAAGGTAGTATTATTGGACTCTTTCGTCCCGCCTCACAATAAAGGAAGTCATCATGGAGAAACAAGGATCATTAGACATGCGTATGGGGAAGGGGAAGAGTATGTATCACTGGTCCTGAAAGCGCAAGACCTATGGGAACACTTAGAGCAGCTTACGGAAAGACAACTATTTCTTCGGACGGGCGTTCTGAATGCCGGCAGTCAGCAATCCCCCTTCATCAAGCAAGTGATCGCAAGTTCGAATAAATTTGGTTTGCCTTTGGAAAAACTCGATGCTAATCAGGTTCATAAAAGATGGGCAGGCATCACCCTTCCAGAAGATTATATAGGTTGCTTTGAACCTGCTTCAGGAGTGCTAAAAAGTGAAGAGTGCATTCGGGCTTACCAGCAGCTTGCCGAATCACACGGTGCCGACATCAAAGTGAACAGCCCGGTAAGGAACCTGACTGTCCAAGGTGACGGGGTCACGGTGAAAACCGATGACCAAAGCTATCATGCCGAAGCATTGGTCGTTGCAGCAGGAGCTTGGTCACCGAAGTTATTGGATATGTTAGGGTTGAATGTGCCACTGACACCTATCCGGAAAACCTTCGCCTGGTTCGACGCAGATGAAAAATTATATGGTCACAATGGCTTTCCTGCATTCACGTTCGATACACCTGAAGGTACATACTATGGCTTTCCAAGTATAAGTGGAGCTGGTTTGAAACTTGGGAGACATGACGGGGGAAACCGGATGAATCCCGAAGAAACGATGGCCCGATTTGGTGAATTTGCGGAGGATGCCGGGGATTTGGAACGTTTCTTGAACCGATTCATGCCTTTCGGTCAAACGTTGAGACATGGAAAAAACTGCATCTATACGATGACGCCGGATGAGGACTTTATCGTTGATCTACATCCTCATCATCCCCACATTGCCATTGCAGCGGGTTTCTCGGGACATGGATTTAAGTTCAGCAGTGTAATTGGTGAGAGTTTAAGTGACCTTATTCTTTCGGGAAAGACGGAGAATGATATTTCCCCATTTTCGCTAAACAGATTCCAATAGGTTCATCGCTTTACCAACATATAAAACGAATAGGCTAACCGTCGATTCCTTTTCAAGGGAAGCAACGGCTTTTTTATATTGTTCCCGTTCTCTTGATTTATAAGTTAACGGCGCAATAAACATCAATGGGGTTATCTGCCAACTATTGTCTAAAAAAATAATGCGTGGTAGAATAAGAATATTCCGAAATTTGAAACTAAAATTCCGAATTTCGGTATTTCATTACATACTTTTAAGGAAATCATAAACGGGAATTTTTCAAAATGAAGGAGGAGGAACAATGAATGCCGTTGATTTGAATTGTGATTTAGGAGAGAGTTATGGCGCCTACCGGATGGGGAATGACAAGGAAATTTTAGATTATGTCACATCGGCCAATGTCGCTTGTGGTTTTCACGCTGGTGATCCGACCGTCATGCGAAAAACGGTTCAACTTGCCTTGGAAAAAGGTGTCAGGATCGGGGCTCATCCTGGTTTACCGGATTTAATGGGGTTTGGCAGACGCAATATGAATATTGCGCCCGAGGAGGCTTATGACATTGTCGTCTATCAAATTGGCGCATTGAATGGTTTCTTGCAGTCCGAGGGAGGAAGCATGCAGCATGTGAAACCGCATGGCGCTTTGTACAATATGGCCGCCCAAAACGAAGCATTAGCGATGGCGATTGCCGAGGCTATATATAAAGTGAACCCTGAGCTTATTCTCTTTGGTTTGTCGGGAAGTGAATTGATTCGCGCTGGTGAGGCAGTCGGCTTGCGAACGGCCAGTGAAGTATTTGCCGATCGCACCTATCAACAAGATGGTTCATTGACTTCACGAATGGAGAAATATGCTTTATTGGAAAATGATGAGGATGCTGCTGCGCAGGTGATTCGGATGGTAAAGGAAGGGAAGGTTTTGTCCCAACAAGGATCCGATGTGGCTTTGAGGGCAGATACGATTTGCATCCATGGGGACGGTGCACATGCATTGGCCTTTGCCCGACATGTGAAAAATTCTTTGGAATTATCCGAAATAACAGTCAAGTCATTTTCATAAACCTGCATAGGAGGTCAGTCCATTGGAGCCAAACAAATATACTGCAGCTCAGGAAAAGATTCCCGCTAAGCCGAAAACAAACCGCACTTTATTATTGGGTGCAGCCTTCTTAATGGCTACATCGGCAATAGGGCCGGGATTTTTAATGCAAACGACCGTTTATACCCAAAGTCTTGCGGCAAGTTTCGGTTTCGTCATCCTTATTTCGGTCCTTCTTGATATTTTTGCCCAAACAAATGTATGGCGCATCATTGCTGTATCTGAAAAGAGGGGTCAAGAGATTGCCAATATGGTTTTGCCTGGTCTTGGTTATGTCCTGGCGGCACTCATCGTCATGGGAGGCCTCGCCTTCAATATTGGCAATATTGCAGGAGCAGGGCTTGGACTCAATGCGATGACGGGGATATCGCCTACAGCGGGCGCCGCAATAAGTGCGGTCATCGCGGTCTTGATATTTGTCGTCAAGGAAGCGGGAAAGGCCATGGACCGCTTTACGCAAATCGCCGGCTTCTTCATGATCTGTTTGATGATTTACGTTGCCTGGACAACCTCTCCTCCAGTAGGGGAAGCGGTAGTGAGGACATTTGCACCTGTTCAAATCGATATCATCGCCATCGTCACTTTAGTGGGAGGGTCGGTCGGCGGCTACATAACATTTGCAGGGGGCCATCGGCTATTGGATGCAGGCGTTAAAGGCGTTGGAGCATTACCTCAAGTAACTAAGAGTTCAATAGTGGGAATCTTGATCACCACCGTCATGCGTGTCGCGTTATTTCTGGCAGTGCTTGGTGTCGTATCGAAAGGTTTACAGATCAATCAGGATAATCCTGCAGCATCCGTTTTTCAACTGGCTGCCGGAGACGTCGGATACCGCATATTCGGGGTCGTGATGTGGGCAGCGGCAATCACTTCTGTCGTTGGAGCTGCATATACTTCCGTCTCGTTTATCAGAACATTCAGCGAAATGATCAATAAAAAGGCAAACTGGATAATCATTGGCTTTATCGTCTTGTCGACAGTTTGCTTTTTGTTAATTGGCCAGCCGGTTAAAGTACTGCTAATTGTAGGCGCCATCAATGGCTTGATTTTGCCGATCGCACTTGGGACATTATT
Coding sequences within:
- a CDS encoding MFS transporter, translating into MSERTFTIDDAPFKKFHFRIAGLTFGSSFCDGYSLGIIAMALTLLGPQLELNAMWSGLIGSSALIGLFAGALVLGKLSDRIGRQKIFLVNFLLITVVTILQFFVNGPAELFVLRLLIGFGLGGDYAVGTTLLAEFSPKKYRAPLLASLNVVWTLGYVASNFVGYYLGQAGPGSWRWMLVSAAIPAVVVLFLRIGTPESPRWLVSKGRAEEARLIVKKHLGQNVEMGETSAHAVNPSDLGFRGLFSQKLRKRTAFGGIFKLTLVIPYFAIYTFLPSILHTMGFEQNFFADTMLNIFLLVGAIVGLWFLAKFSRRGFTIGAFAILTVSLFSLSLLHNGSQYFMLTFFLIFTFFMSAASNLTLVYPAELFPTEIRGTGIGMVTAISRIGSAIGTFLLPLSLNSFGLSSSMVGMAVILLVGLIASIAWAPETKALSLNEASDPMLEGGQPASGSHASLRQIREEIK
- the solA gene encoding N-methyl-L-tryptophan oxidase yields the protein MHYDVIVIGAGSMGMSAGYYLSKSGKKVVLLDSFVPPHNKGSHHGETRIIRHAYGEGEEYVSLVLKAQDLWEHLEQLTERQLFLRTGVLNAGSQQSPFIKQVIASSNKFGLPLEKLDANQVHKRWAGITLPEDYIGCFEPASGVLKSEECIRAYQQLAESHGADIKVNSPVRNLTVQGDGVTVKTDDQSYHAEALVVAAGAWSPKLLDMLGLNVPLTPIRKTFAWFDADEKLYGHNGFPAFTFDTPEGTYYGFPSISGAGLKLGRHDGGNRMNPEETMARFGEFAEDAGDLERFLNRFMPFGQTLRHGKNCIYTMTPDEDFIVDLHPHHPHIAIAAGFSGHGFKFSSVIGESLSDLILSGKTENDISPFSLNRFQ
- a CDS encoding 5-oxoprolinase subunit PxpA, coding for MNAVDLNCDLGESYGAYRMGNDKEILDYVTSANVACGFHAGDPTVMRKTVQLALEKGVRIGAHPGLPDLMGFGRRNMNIAPEEAYDIVVYQIGALNGFLQSEGGSMQHVKPHGALYNMAAQNEALAMAIAEAIYKVNPELILFGLSGSELIRAGEAVGLRTASEVFADRTYQQDGSLTSRMEKYALLENDEDAAAQVIRMVKEGKVLSQQGSDVALRADTICIHGDGAHALAFARHVKNSLELSEITVKSFS
- the hutH gene encoding histidine ammonia-lyase, producing MTTTNCRHAKDIKKVVLGDGPISINEVIAVARYGAEVSFTREYCNRVDESRSLMDRFLLENRVIYGVTTGFGSNVTEMISPEDAETLQRNIIRSHAVSVGEPLEREVVRAIQLMILVNLGQGYSGVRLVVLELIASLLNHDIVPFAPGDGSVGYLSPESHMALVLIGEGKAWQDGELIPGAAALAKAGLAPVTLGPKEGLALISGTTSATAMAALAVYNGIQAAKTADITGAMSLEVLKGTIHAFDPRSHKLKKHGEQAKTARNVSRILEGSQIMDTYKEHRVQDALSLRCIPQIHGAIKRALKDAKATIENEMNSASDNPIIYPDGADGTALMGGNFDGSFVGIYADMMCIALANLAKVTERRIDRLVNHHLSELPNFLVANPGLNNGYMVPQYTAAGLLNEIRVLTQPATIDNVPTCANQEDVISFSYFASRKAYQISKKLEYILAIELMTATQAMDFHHPLKPAPITEKVYRLIRRKVPMVKEDRFFHPDIEVIKGEIHEGELTQLVELEMGEIEF
- a CDS encoding NRAMP family divalent metal transporter — translated: MATSAIGPGFLMQTTVYTQSLAASFGFVILISVLLDIFAQTNVWRIIAVSEKRGQEIANMVLPGLGYVLAALIVMGGLAFNIGNIAGAGLGLNAMTGISPTAGAAISAVIAVLIFVVKEAGKAMDRFTQIAGFFMICLMIYVAWTTSPPVGEAVVRTFAPVQIDIIAIVTLVGGSVGGYITFAGGHRLLDAGVKGVGALPQVTKSSIVGILITTVMRVALFLAVLGVVSKGLQINQDNPAASVFQLAAGDVGYRIFGVVMWAAAITSVVGAAYTSVSFIRTFSEMINKKANWIIIGFIVLSTVCFLLIGQPVKVLLIVGAINGLILPIALGTLLIAAYKRNIVGDYKHPLWLTISGVFVVIVMALMGGYTLIKQLPTLF